GCTCCGGCAAGGGCGCGAGAAGCGCGCGCGGTCGGGTGCCGACGAGTGACGAGTTTCTTCGACACCTCGGTCCTATTCGCAGCATTTATCGAAGATCACGAGCATCACGTCGCGAGCTTGCGCGCATTCAGTCGCTCGACCAGGAAGACCGGCTGCTGCGCGGCCCACAGCCTAGCCGAACTCTATGCCATTGCTACCGGCTTGCCGCGACGACAACGCCTCACGCGCGATCAAGCCCTGATGCTGCTCGAAAATGTGCGCGAGCGGCTTACCCTCGTCGCTCTGGATCCGCAGGAGTATTTTGACGAAATCGCACGCGCTGCATCGGTTGGCGTCTCGGGCGGAACGATTTACGACGCGCTATTGATCGCATGCGCTGTAAAGGCGCGCGCGAGTGCGATCTATACCTGGAATGTCACGCATTTTCGGCAAACATGGCCGACATTGGGAGAACAGATCCAAGCGCCGCCGTAAGCTATCGTCTCTTCAGCCGCTGCCATTCCAAGGGTTGAGCACGGATGCGTCGGCCATTAAGAAATGGGCTTCGTTTCGTGTCACGATCGTGAGATTTCGATGCAACGCAGTGGCGGCGAGCATTCCGTCCACCGGTGGAATCGTGTTCCCTAGCAAACGCGCGTGGGCCCGGATCCTTCCCCAGCGATCCGCGACTTCAGAATCTACCGGTAGTATACGGCCGGCAAAATCTAGCATCACCTCGGAGACCAGCCATCGCTCGAGTTCACGCCGCTTCGAGGAATTCGGCAATAGGTGTATTCCGTATCGCAGTTCGCCCAGCGTAATCGCGCTAATAAATGCGAGTGCTGTATCCACGCTCGCAAGCCACGAATACAAACCGAGATCCGGTAGCGGTTTCTTGAACTCCGACAACACGCACGTATCGAGGAGAAAACCGCTCAAAATCCGGGGACCTCACGCGTATCATCTTCCACGCGCTCGAGATCGATGTCGACCCCGCGAAGCGCCGAGAATAATTCAACCAGCGATCGTTTCGGCTTCGCGAGCACATCGAATGTAGCCGCATCGACGACGACGACTTCCTCGCGACCATTGCGCAGCACACGTTGGGGCTCGCCGCTTATAGCACGATCCACGAGGGCACTGAATTTTGCCTTGGCCTCAGTCAGCGTCCAGGGGGACGTTCTTCGATGAGGTTCACCGGCAAGTCGCTTCTGCTCGTTTTTTTTCATTATAGTCTGACCTAGTCTGACTATATCGTTTGCCTGCCATCCGATCAAGACCCGCCCCGGTCTGGAGTCGGTAGCGCGGGCTCCGGAAGACGCTTTCCGGAACCCGCCAATCGAGCGCTGGGATAGCCCTAGCGCGGGGGCGCTAGACCGTCGCGGCCATCCTGGCTGCGAGGAGCTGCGGGATCTCCGAGGGGCGCTCCGCCACCGGCACTCCGGCCGCCTTGAAAGCATCGATCTTGCTCTGCGGGGTGCCGAATTTGCCGGAGATGATCGCCCCGGCGTGGCCGAGCGATTTTCCGGGCGGGGCGTTGCGGCCACCGATGAAGGCCACGATCGGGGTGCCGGACATATGCTCGGCAATAAACGCGGCGGCGTCTTCTTCATCCGAACCGCCGATTTCGCCGCAGACGACCACGGCTTGGGTCTGCGGATCGTTCGCGAATTCGCGCAGACAGTCGACGAACGTGGTGCCGATGATCGGGTCGCCGCCGATGCCGACGCAGGTGGACTGGCCCAGGCCCGCGCGGGTGAGGCCGTCGACGACTTCGTACGTTAGCGTGCCCGAGCGCGAGATGAGGCCGACGTTGCCTTCCTTAAACACGTGGCCGGGCATGATGCCGATCGAGGCCTTGCCGGGTGAGATGAGGCCGGGGCAATTCGGGCCGATGATGCGCATGCCGGGCGTCGCGCCGACGACCTTGAGCACGTCGTGCACCGGGACGCCTTCGGTGATGCAGACGGCGAGCGTAATGCCGGCTTCGTAGGCTTCGTAGAGCGCGTCGGCCGCAAACGGCGGCGGCACGAAGATGCAGGTATGGGTCGCGCCGGTCGCCTCGACGGCGGCTTTCACCGTATCGAAGACGGGGAGGCCGTGGCTGGTTTTTTGGCCGCCCTTGCCGGGCGTCACGCCGCCGACGATGTTGGTGCCGTACGCGAGCATACGCCCCGTGTGGTACGAACCCTCGGCACCGGTGATGCCTTGAACGATAACCTTGCTGTTTTTATCGAGATAGATCGACATCGTATTATGCTCCCGCCAATTCAACGGCGCGCTTCGCGCCTTCATCCATGGTTTCGACCGGCGTCATGCCCGCTTTGGCGAGAATCTCGCGGCCTTCTTTTTCGTTGGTGCCGGTCAAGCGAATGACCAGCGGAATTTTGCGCGACTTCGTCGTGGCCAACGCCTCGACGATGCCCTTCGCAACTTCGTCGCCGCGCGTAATGCCGCCGAAGATGTTCACAAAGAACACTTTCGCGGGCGTGTGATTGACGACGAGTTCGTAGCAGTTGCGCACGCGTTCCGCGTTGGCGCCGCCGCCGATATCGAGGAAGTTTGCGATTTCGCCGCCAGCGTTTTTCACCGCATCCATCGTGCCCATCGCCAGGCCCGCGCCGTTGGCCATCGTGCCGACCGTTCCGCCGAAGCGGCGGAAGTTGCGAATGCCCAGGCCGGCTTGCGTGGCGAGCGTCTCGTCTTCGTCGAGCGGCAACACCTTCTGCCACTCTTTGAATTCGGGGTTCTTGTAGAGCGCGTCGTCGTCGAGTTCGATCTTGGCATCGGAGGCAACGACCTTGCCGTCCTTCGTCAACGCGAGCGGATTGATTTCGACCAGCTTCGCACCGTAGGTGAAGAACAGTTCGTAGATGCCGGCGACGATCGAGGGGAATTGTTTGCGAAAGCCGGGATCGAGCTCCGACGTAAACGCAAGTTCGCGGCCGATGAACGGCGAGTAGCCGATGGCGGTATCGCAGAAGTATTTCGCGATCGATTCGGGATGATGGTCGGCGACTTCTTCGATATCCATGCCGCCGAATTTGCTCACCATCACCACCGGACGCTTCGTCGCGCGATCGATCGCGATCGCGCAATACGCCTCGAGCGCGATATCGAGCGTTTCTTCAACCAGCACGGAGTGGATCGGTTCGCCGTTCGGATTCTGGCGGTTCGGCGGCATCGGCGTCGCCATAATCTCGGCCGCCGCGGCTTTGCCTTCGGCGGCGTTGGTGGCGAACTTAATCTTGCCGGCCTTGCCGCGGCCGCCCATCAGCACCTGCGCTTTGATGACCCATTTGCCGGGGTTCTTTTCAATGAACGCCGCGACTTCGTCGGGCGTATTGCAATGCTGCGAGCGCGGTACCGGAATGCCGCAACGGCGGAACAGTTCTTTACCCTGATACTCCATGAGGTTCATGCTGGTGCGTATTTCTCTCCGTTTAGATATCGCCCGTGCCCCTTGCTATCGCGGCACGAACGAGGGAATGAGCCCACGCTGGGGCGTTTCGATGGTGTCGACGGTCGGTTTGTCACCCCGCGCCGTTGCGGGTTCGATCCCCGCACGCTCCAGTCCACCGTTCGGCACTTTGCAGGACCGTGGTATGATGTTCGTGGCGCGGGGTGACATACCGGCCACGACATCGATGCCGGATCGCTCCTCTTACGGAGCGGTCCGGTTTCGTATTATGCATTGCTCTGCCGACCGAACTCGTGATAGCGTGAATACGGTAGTTCGGCCGTCACCTTGGGGTCGTTCCTTTATGGGAGCGGCCCTTTGTTGTGTTTCGCACTAGGCGAGTTTTCCGAGGATCGAGCGGGCGATGATGAGTTGTTGGATCTCCGAGGTGCCTTCGTAGATTTCGGTGATTTTGGCGTCCCGGTAGAAGCGTTCGATGGGGAACTCGGTCGTGTAGCCGTAGCCGCCGTGAATCTGCAGCGCTTCGGATGCGTGCTTGCGGGCTGCGGTCGATGCGAAGAGTTTCGCCTTGCTGGCTTCGATGAGGAACGGCTTGCCCGCATCGGCGAGTGCGGCCGCGCGGTACACCAGCAACCGCGATGCGTCGAGATCGGTCGCCATCTGCGCGATTTTGAACGAGATGCCTTCGTAGGCACCGATCGGTTTCCCGAACGCGCTGCGCTGTTTCGCGAAGGCCACCGATTGGTCGAGGCATCCCGCGAGGATGCCGGTGGCTTGCGCGGCGATGCCGATGCGGCCGCTCGCGAGCGCCGTCATCGCGTTACCGAAACCGTCGCCCGAGGCGCCGAGCAGCGCATCGTCGCCGACGCGCGCATCGTCGAAGGCCAGATCGCACGTATTGCTGGTGTGAATGCCGAGCTTTTCGGTTATCCGCTCGACGGCGATTCCCGGCGTCGCGCTATCGACGAGAAACGCGCTTACGCCCTTCGCTCCGGAGCCGCCCGTGCGAAACATCGCCATCATCACATCGGCAACGCTGCCGTTCGTGCACCATTGCTTGCGCCCGTTCAGCAGGTAGCCTGCGTCGACGCGCTTCGCGCTGGCGCGAATCGCGGCCGCATCGGAGCCGGCGTCGGGCTCGGTCAACGCGAATCCGCCGATGCCTCCGGCCACGAGCTTCGGCAGCCAATGCTGCTTCTGCGCATCGCTGCCCAGGCGCAGAATCGCGGAACAGATCATCGAGTGCACGGAAACCGTTGTCGCCGTGCCCGCATCGATACGCGCCAGCTCTTCGACCGCGAGCGCGTACGAAACGTAATCCGCACCGACGCCGCCGTAGGATTCGGGCACGATAATGCCCATGATCCCGACCTGCGCCAGCTTGCCGTAGAGTTCTCGCGGAAAGGTGTGGTCGCGATCCCATTGCGCGATAAACGGCGCGATTTCGCCTTGGGCGAATTCGGCCGCGAGCGCGGCAATCTGGCGCTGGTCGCCCGTGAGTTCGAATTGCGCGCGGCTTTGCGTATCGATCATTTCCCGGTTCGCGCTATTCGACGCGAACCAGAATCGCATCGCCCTGGCCGCCGCCGGAGCAGATGGAGGCGATGCCGAGGCCCCCGCCGCGCTTACGGAGCTGATTGATCAGCGTGCCGACGATGCGCGCGCCGGAAGCGCCGATCGGATGGCCCATCGCGACCGCGCCGCCGAACCGATTGATGTCGCTCGCGTTCAAGCCGAGATTTCGCGCCGAGGCAATCGCGACGGTAGAGAACGCTTCGTTGATTTCCCAGACGTGGATGTCACGCTGCGTGAGGCCGTGGCGATCCATCAACTTCTGCGCGGCCATCGCCGGCGTGAAGCAGATGTACGGCGAATCCCAACCCACCGTCGCGTGATCGACGACGGTCGCGAGCGCTTCGTAACCGCGTTCTTTTGCATACGCCGCATTCGCGAGGATCAGCGCGGCGGCGCCGTCGTTGACGCCCGGCGCGTTGGCGGCGGTAATCGTGCCGTCGCGCTCGAGCGGCTTGAGCTTGGCCATCGATTCGATGCTCGCGTCCAGGCGCACCGCTTCGTCGCGATCGACAAGCGCGAACGGTACGTCGCCGGTAACGAACGGCGCGTAGGCGGCATAATCCAGCGTAAATTCGGCCGACGGCTCGTGGTTCCAGACGCGATTCTCGCCGCCGCCGACCGCAGCCGGAACGCGCACCTTACCGGTTTGCGGAAGTTCGCCGAGTACGACTTTGCCTTTGGCTTTGGTCGCAACTTTCACCGCGACGATTTCGTCGGCGAAGTTGCCGGCATCGTGGGCGGCCGCAGCGCGGTGATGGCTTTCGTATGCGAATGCGTCTTGCTCTTCGCGCGTCATCTTCGTTTCGTTCGCAACTTTGGTGCCCTGTTGCGCCATCGTCATCGGAAAGTATTGGTCCCACAAACCGTCGTGGATCATCGCATCGATAAGCGTGCCGTCGCCGAAGCGATAACCGCTGCGCGCTTCCTTGAGCAGGTACGGCGCATTCGACATCGATTCCATGCCGCCGGCGGCCACCACGTTATTCGCGCCGGTATTGATCAGCCGCATGCCGTTCGCGACCGCGAGCATCCCCGATGCGCAGACTTTGTTCAGCGTTTCGGCGGTGACGGTCTTGGCCAGCCCGGATTTGAACAGCACCTGGCGCGCCGGGTTTTGGCCGACGCCGGCTTGGAGCACCTCGCCGAAGAGCACGTGCTCGATCTCGGACGGGTCCAGGCCCGCGCGGCGCAACGCGGCCACCAGCGCGACGGCCCCGAGCGTGGTCGCGTTGAGCGGAGCCAAGGCCCCACCCAGCTTGCCGAACGGCGTGCGAGCGGTTGAAAGGACGACGGTTTGCGAGTTCATGGGATTCATAACCTGAAACGGGTTCGCCCGGGCTGCAATCGCTACCTAGCGAGTGCGACTTTTATGGTATGTAAAAAGCGCGTTCAGCCGCGCTCGGCGCCCCCGGGAACGCAGATGATCACGCCCTCCGGGTCGCAGTGTTCGCATTCGAACTGCACGGTGACGTGCGCAATATCGAAACGCCGCTCGAGCTCGCCGCGTAACGCGCGCAAGACGCTGGTCGCTTCGCTCAGGCGCCGGTCGTCGAGCAATACGTGCGCGGAGAGCGCGCGCGAGCCCGACGCGATCGACCACACGTGCAAATCGTGGACGCCGGCGACGCCGTCTAACCCGCGAATGCTGCGATCGACGTCGTCGATATCGAGCCCGCGCGGCGTCCCTTCCAGCAACACGCCGGTCGCATCGCGCAGGACCCGCGCGATGCCGACGACGATCACCAGCGCGACGAACATCGAAAGCGCCGGATCGATCCAGGCAGCGTGCGTGAATGCGATAACGATGCCGCCGATAATCACCGCCCCGGCACCGATCGCATCGCCGACCACATGGAAGAGCGCGGCTTGCACGTTGAGATCGACATCGTTTCCGTGCGCGCCGTGATCGTGGCCCGCGTGCGAGCCGGCCAGCAAAAATCCGACGCCGCCGTTAACGACCAGTCCGACGAAGGCCACCGCCGTCATGAGCCACCCGTGCGACGCAAGCGGCGCCCCGAATCGCTGCACCGCTTCGTACACGATAAAAACCGTCGCGCACAGGAGTATGGTCCCGTTCGCGAGCGCGGCGAGCACCTCGATGCGGCCGTAGCCGAACGTGCGCCGCCGGTCGGCCGGCATGGCGGCGCCGACCGTCGCAACCAGCGCCAGCGCGAGCGCGAAGACATCCATGCAGACGTGGACGGCATCGGTGGTGAGCGCGAGGCTATGCGCGGCCGCTCCGCCCCAGAACTCGAATGCCGCGACCGAAACCGCCAGCAGTAACGCGACGAACAGGCGCGTGCGCGCGGTCATCGCCGGCAACGCACGCCTTAGGCTTTGAGCGCCTTGAGCGCGAGCAACACGAGCATCGCGCCGAACGTCGCGAAGGTTTTGCTTTCGGCGTCTTTGATGACGCTGGGCGTCCACTCGCCGGCCTGCTCGGCCGCGGGCTCCGCCAGCGGAATCAGCGGTGGAACCTGCTCGCAATACTGGTCGAATTCGTCGCCGAATTGCGAGCGCAGAAATTGTTCCTCGTGCGGAATGATGGTCGCGTACACGGCGGCCATCGCCGCGAGCGAACCCCCGACCAATGCAACCTTGGTGGTGGGAGAATTCTTGCCGGTGAACGCGATCGCAAATCCGAGCGCCGTGATGAAGTTGCCGACGTAGAGGGGGTTACGCACGTACGCATACGGCCCGGCAGTAACGAGTTTGGGCGCTTCGACCACGTTGCCGCGCGTCGTGACGCCCGAATAGCCGACCGCCCAGCAGCGAATCAATTCGCCTGCAAGGGCGAGCGGGAGGCCCGCTGCGACGCTGAACGCGCTAGGTTTGCCGAACGCCGCGAGCAGCGCGGCCGGGACCGAAAGGAGGGCGCCGCGATTTTTGAAGACGAGCGCCTGGAGTTCTTCGATGCGTGGATCTGGCATAAGAGGGCCTTGTCTTACGAGCGATTCTGCGTATTTCCCGCCGCGGCCGCGTAGATATCGCGAATTGACTGTTTGAACGGCACGCTCGGCTCCCAGCCCGTCGCGGCGCGCAGTTTGGACGCATCGCCGACGAAGAGCGGCACGTCCGAGGGGCGCATTCGCTCCGGATCCTCGCGCACTTCCACCGGAACGCGAGCGGCGATGATCAGCTCGCGGAGCGCATCGCGGATCGTTCGCGCCACGCCGCTGCAGACGTTGTAGATTTCGCCGGACGTGCCGCGCTCCGCCAGGGCCAAATATGCCGCAACCACATCGCGCACGTCGAGAAAATCCCGTCGCGCATCGAGGTTTCCCACCCAGAGAATCTGCTCGCCACCGGCGGCGATGCGGGCGAGTTGCGATGCGAAGCTCGGGATGACGAAACGGTCGCTTTGGCCCGGGCCGATGTGATTGAACGAGCGCACGATCACCGCGTCGAGACCGAACCCGTGCACTTCTCCGAGCAAGATCGACTCGGCCGCGGCTTTGCTGGCGGCGTACGGATTGGACGGATTGGTGGCGAGCGTTTCCCGCAAGGGGAAGTCGCTGCCGTCACGTTTGCCGTAGACCTCGGCCGAGCTGGTAAACAGCAAACGCGGCATCGGATTTCCGGCGTCCACGTACGAGCGAATCGCCTGGGCTAGGCGCGCGGTACCGAGGGTGTTGATTTCGTAGGTTTCGAGCGGTGCCGCAATCGATTCCGGCACGAAGGCTTGCGCCGCCAAATGCACGATGAGATTGGGCCGCGTCGCATGTAGCATCGCGAGCAGGGCTTCTTCGTCGCGCGCGTCCACGCGCGCCGGTTCTTTTTCGTCGTGCGGGCCGCCGTACGGGAAGACGTCGTCGCCGCGCGCGCGTAACGCTTCGACCACGTAATGGCCGACAAATCCCCCCGCCCCCGTTACCAGCGCGCGCACGGCCGCCTAACGGTGCGCGGCGGCGACGCGGTCGATATCCGCCGCGACCATCATCGCGACCAAATCCTCGAACGAAACTTCGGGCTCCCATCCGAGATCGCGCTTGGCCTTCGAGGGGTCGCCGATCAACAAATCCACTTCGGCCGGGCGCACGAATCGGGGATCGGTGACGACGTATGGCTCGTACGAGCCCAAACCGGCAGCTTCAAAGGCGATGCGCACGAACTCGCTGACTTTGTGCGTGCGACCGGTCGCGATCACATAGTCGTCGGGATGCCCCTGCTGCAACATGAGCCACATCGCGCGCACGTAGTCGCCCGCAAAGCCCCAATCGCGCTTCGCGTCGAGATTGCCCAATCGCAGCTCTTTCGCAAGCCCAAGCTTGATCCGCGCAACGCCGTCGGTAATTTTGCGCGTCACAAATTCCTTGCCTCGACGCGGGGAGTTATGGATAACCAGTTCTCCAACGCCCGCATGAAAGCGCTCCGTTTCCGTGGTGAGGTCGTAGAGCCAGCCTTCGAAATTGGGTGCTTCGACAATACGCTTGACCTCTCGCAGATCCTTGCGAAGGTGCGCGCCCTTAGCCCCCTGCGGATTCGGCGAGCGAAGATTGATCGAGTAGAACGGCCCCGGGCGCGCCGCAGGCCCCTCCTCGACGTTGAGGACAAGCTCTTGGCCGAGCGCCTTGCTCGCCATCCACCACAGTCCCATCGCAAGCACTTGCGAATTCGTTTTGAAATTCTTGTAGCGATACGTCGCGTTGCCCGCCTTAAGGCCATCGGTTGCGTTGTAGCCTTCAAGAAACGCGCGCCACACCGCTTGGTCGCCATTCAGAACGATCCGCGGAACGCACTTAAACCCTTCTTGTGTATAGCATTCTTCGCGTAGCCACTCCAGAAAGCGCGGCGCGCCATTGAGGGCCAG
The DNA window shown above is from Candidatus Dormiibacterota bacterium and carries:
- a CDS encoding GDP-mannose 4,6-dehydratase, producing the protein MRALVTGAGGFVGHYVVEALRARGDDVFPYGGPHDEKEPARVDARDEEALLAMLHATRPNLIVHLAAQAFVPESIAAPLETYEINTLGTARLAQAIRSYVDAGNPMPRLLFTSSAEVYGKRDGSDFPLRETLATNPSNPYAASKAAAESILLGEVHGFGLDAVIVRSFNHIGPGQSDRFVIPSFASQLARIAAGGEQILWVGNLDARRDFLDVRDVVAAYLALAERGTSGEIYNVCSGVARTIRDALRELIIAARVPVEVREDPERMRPSDVPLFVGDASKLRAATGWEPSVPFKQSIRDIYAAAAGNTQNRS
- a CDS encoding PIN domain-containing protein, with the translated sequence MTSFFDTSVLFAAFIEDHEHHVASLRAFSRSTRKTGCCAAHSLAELYAIATGLPRRQRLTRDQALMLLENVRERLTLVALDPQEYFDEIARAASVGVSGGTIYDALLIACAVKARASAIYTWNVTHFRQTWPTLGEQIQAPP
- a CDS encoding isoprenylcysteine carboxylmethyltransferase family protein is translated as MPDPRIEELQALVFKNRGALLSVPAALLAAFGKPSAFSVAAGLPLALAGELIRCWAVGYSGVTTRGNVVEAPKLVTAGPYAYVRNPLYVGNFITALGFAIAFTGKNSPTTKVALVGGSLAAMAAVYATIIPHEEQFLRSQFGDEFDQYCEQVPPLIPLAEPAAEQAGEWTPSVIKDAESKTFATFGAMLVLLALKALKA
- a CDS encoding cation diffusion facilitator family transporter, which gives rise to MTARTRLFVALLLAVSVAAFEFWGGAAAHSLALTTDAVHVCMDVFALALALVATVGAAMPADRRRTFGYGRIEVLAALANGTILLCATVFIVYEAVQRFGAPLASHGWLMTAVAFVGLVVNGGVGFLLAGSHAGHDHGAHGNDVDLNVQAALFHVVGDAIGAGAVIIGGIVIAFTHAAWIDPALSMFVALVIVVGIARVLRDATGVLLEGTPRGLDIDDVDRSIRGLDGVAGVHDLHVWSIASGSRALSAHVLLDDRRLSEATSVLRALRGELERRFDIAHVTVQFECEHCDPEGVIICVPGGAERG
- a CDS encoding type II toxin-antitoxin system VapC family toxin — encoded protein: MSGFLLDTCVLSEFKKPLPDLGLYSWLASVDTALAFISAITLGELRYGIHLLPNSSKRRELERWLVSEVMLDFAGRILPVDSEVADRWGRIRAHARLLGNTIPPVDGMLAATALHRNLTIVTRNEAHFLMADASVLNPWNGSG
- a CDS encoding acyl-CoA dehydrogenase family protein, with translation MIDTQSRAQFELTGDQRQIAALAAEFAQGEIAPFIAQWDRDHTFPRELYGKLAQVGIMGIIVPESYGGVGADYVSYALAVEELARIDAGTATTVSVHSMICSAILRLGSDAQKQHWLPKLVAGGIGGFALTEPDAGSDAAAIRASAKRVDAGYLLNGRKQWCTNGSVADVMMAMFRTGGSGAKGVSAFLVDSATPGIAVERITEKLGIHTSNTCDLAFDDARVGDDALLGASGDGFGNAMTALASGRIGIAAQATGILAGCLDQSVAFAKQRSAFGKPIGAYEGISFKIAQMATDLDASRLLVYRAAALADAGKPFLIEASKAKLFASTAARKHASEALQIHGGYGYTTEFPIERFYRDAKITEIYEGTSEIQQLIIARSILGKLA
- the sucC gene encoding ADP-forming succinate--CoA ligase subunit beta produces the protein MNLMEYQGKELFRRCGIPVPRSQHCNTPDEVAAFIEKNPGKWVIKAQVLMGGRGKAGKIKFATNAAEGKAAAAEIMATPMPPNRQNPNGEPIHSVLVEETLDIALEAYCAIAIDRATKRPVVMVSKFGGMDIEEVADHHPESIAKYFCDTAIGYSPFIGRELAFTSELDPGFRKQFPSIVAGIYELFFTYGAKLVEINPLALTKDGKVVASDAKIELDDDALYKNPEFKEWQKVLPLDEDETLATQAGLGIRNFRRFGGTVGTMANGAGLAMGTMDAVKNAGGEIANFLDIGGGANAERVRNCYELVVNHTPAKVFFVNIFGGITRGDEVAKGIVEALATTKSRKIPLVIRLTGTNEKEGREILAKAGMTPVETMDEGAKRAVELAGA
- a CDS encoding type II toxin-antitoxin system Phd/YefM family antitoxin; amino-acid sequence: MKKNEQKRLAGEPHRRTSPWTLTEAKAKFSALVDRAISGEPQRVLRNGREEVVVVDAATFDVLAKPKRSLVELFSALRGVDIDLERVEDDTREVPGF
- a CDS encoding acetyl-CoA C-acyltransferase (Catalyzes the synthesis of acetoacetyl coenzyme A from two molecules of acetyl coenzyme A. It can also act as a thiolase, catalyzing the reverse reaction and generating two-carbon units from the four-carbon product of fatty acid oxidation) codes for the protein MNPMNSQTVVLSTARTPFGKLGGALAPLNATTLGAVALVAALRRAGLDPSEIEHVLFGEVLQAGVGQNPARQVLFKSGLAKTVTAETLNKVCASGMLAVANGMRLINTGANNVVAAGGMESMSNAPYLLKEARSGYRFGDGTLIDAMIHDGLWDQYFPMTMAQQGTKVANETKMTREEQDAFAYESHHRAAAAHDAGNFADEIVAVKVATKAKGKVVLGELPQTGKVRVPAAVGGGENRVWNHEPSAEFTLDYAAYAPFVTGDVPFALVDRDEAVRLDASIESMAKLKPLERDGTITAANAPGVNDGAAALILANAAYAKERGYEALATVVDHATVGWDSPYICFTPAMAAQKLMDRHGLTQRDIHVWEINEAFSTVAIASARNLGLNASDINRFGGAVAMGHPIGASGARIVGTLINQLRKRGGGLGIASICSGGGQGDAILVRVE
- the sucD gene encoding succinate--CoA ligase subunit alpha encodes the protein MSIYLDKNSKVIVQGITGAEGSYHTGRMLAYGTNIVGGVTPGKGGQKTSHGLPVFDTVKAAVEATGATHTCIFVPPPFAADALYEAYEAGITLAVCITEGVPVHDVLKVVGATPGMRIIGPNCPGLISPGKASIGIMPGHVFKEGNVGLISRSGTLTYEVVDGLTRAGLGQSTCVGIGGDPIIGTTFVDCLREFANDPQTQAVVVCGEIGGSDEEDAAAFIAEHMSGTPIVAFIGGRNAPPGKSLGHAGAIISGKFGTPQSKIDAFKAAGVPVAERPSEIPQLLAARMAATV
- a CDS encoding GDP-mannose 4,6-dehydratase; amino-acid sequence: MFLDEEERAAKDVTTGDKMLRGSLPDAPAFSNPTLEFAWMLGAFVGDGSAYISDGHVRGRFTNSNPTLRGYFAGVWERQTLGSTSYSATTSGFVEGRIVGALALNGAPRFLEWLREECYTQEGFKCVPRIVLNGDQAVWRAFLEGYNATDGLKAGNATYRYKNFKTNSQVLAMGLWWMASKALGQELVLNVEEGPAARPGPFYSINLRSPNPQGAKGAHLRKDLREVKRIVEAPNFEGWLYDLTTETERFHAGVGELVIHNSPRRGKEFVTRKITDGVARIKLGLAKELRLGNLDAKRDWGFAGDYVRAMWLMLQQGHPDDYVIATGRTHKVSEFVRIAFEAAGLGSYEPYVVTDPRFVRPAEVDLLIGDPSKAKRDLGWEPEVSFEDLVAMMVAADIDRVAAAHR